Genomic DNA from Pistricoccus aurantiacus:
GTGGTATAGGCATGGATGGGGCCAGACAGCGCCACGATCACAGGTGATGCTCCCAATAGCATGGATACGCCAATCAGCTGACGGCGTGACAGGACAATATCCTGGGTCTCTCCTTCGTTACTGCGCCAGAACAGGGTCGAGCCAGCTCGGGACAGGGCAATCAGCGCACAGAGCCCTGAGCTTAGCAGAATCGGCCAGAACCAGAACCGCAATGCCTCTGGCGTCGAACTCAACAGCAGCACCTTGCCGAGTGCCCCCGACAAGGGAGGAATGCCCGCCACGGTTATCGCACCCAGGAAAAACAAGAGCCCTAGCAGATTGGCATGGCGCAAGGGTTTACCTTTTACCAGCCGAGTCCCCGCCTTGCCGCGTTCCTGGCCGATCATCTCCGCCAACAGGAAAAGCCCGCCGGTCACCAGCGTCGTATGGATCAAGTAATACAATAGCGCACTGACGGACTCCGGCGAACGGATGCCGATACCCGCCAGCAGGGTGCCGACGGAAACCAGAATCAGATAAGACACCATCAGACGCAGGTCGCGCGCCGCCAGCACTCCAATGGCCGCCGCCGCCAGCGTCGCCAGAGAAAGCCACCACACCCAGGGCTGTTCCAGCGCCGCCAGAGGACCGGCCTGTTCGCCGAAGATCAGATGATAGACCCGCAGGATGGCGTAAACCCCTACCTTGGTCATGATGGCGAACAGTGCCGCCACCGGTGCCGGGGCAGCGGCGTAGGCGCGAGGCAGCCAGAAATAAAGCGGCAGAATGGCCGCCTTGACCCCGAACACCACCAGCAGCAGGAGCGCCGCGGCGCTGACCAGCCCGGTGCGCTCCGGCTCGATGGCTCCGATACGCATCGCCATGTCTGCCATGTTGAGGGTGCCGGTGGCGCCGTAAAGCACGCCCACGGCTATCAGAAACAACGAGGAGTTGGCCAGGTTGAGCACTACGTAATGCACGCTGGCCTGAATGCGCGGCTTGCCCCCGCCGTGCACCAGCAGCGCGTAGGAGGCCAGTAGCAGTACCTCGAAGAACACGAACAGGTTGAACAGGTCGCCGGTCAGAAAAGCGCCGTTGATACCCATCAGCTGAAGCTGGAACAGACCATGAAAGTTGCTGCCCTGATCGTCTTCCCCAGCGCTGGCGAAGATCACGCAGGCCAAAGCCAGCAGCGATGTCAACAGCACCATGAGCGCGGATAGCCGGTCCAGTACCAGAATGATCCCGAAAGGAGGCTGCCAGTCTCCCAGGGCATAATAGTCCACCTCCCCGCTGGCGGCCTTGACGACAAGAGCGATGGCGATGACCACCAGCAAGGCGGTGGCCAGCAATCCGACATTACGCCGGATTCGCGTATTGCGCTGGCGATTGAGCAGCAGCATGGCGCCGGTGGCCAGCGGCAGGACCACTGGCAGAATGATGAGATGCTGCATCACCGGCGCTCCTCCCGGGTTTCGTCGGACTGCCGGCCATCCACATGGTCGTTACCCAGATCGCCTCGCGCCCGCATGGCGAGAATCACCACAAAGGCGGTCATCGCGAAGCCGATGACGATGGCGGTCAGCACTAGCGCCTGGGGAAGCGGGTCCGCGTAGTCGCTGGCACCTTCGAGAATCACTGCTCCGTTGGTGGTCAGCCCGCCCATGGAAAACAGGAACAGGTTGACCGCATAGGAAAACAGGGTCAGACCCACCACTACTGGAAAAG
This window encodes:
- a CDS encoding monovalent cation/H+ antiporter subunit D; the protein is MMQHLIILPVVLPLATGAMLLLNRQRNTRIRRNVGLLATALLVVIAIALVVKAASGEVDYYALGDWQPPFGIILVLDRLSALMVLLTSLLALACVIFASAGEDDQGSNFHGLFQLQLMGINGAFLTGDLFNLFVFFEVLLLASYALLVHGGGKPRIQASVHYVVLNLANSSLFLIAVGVLYGATGTLNMADMAMRIGAIEPERTGLVSAAALLLLVVFGVKAAILPLYFWLPRAYAAAPAPVAALFAIMTKVGVYAILRVYHLIFGEQAGPLAALEQPWVWWLSLATLAAAAIGVLAARDLRLMVSYLILVSVGTLLAGIGIRSPESVSALLYYLIHTTLVTGGLFLLAEMIGQERGKAGTRLVKGKPLRHANLLGLLFFLGAITVAGIPPLSGALGKVLLLSSTPEALRFWFWPILLSSGLCALIALSRAGSTLFWRSNEGETQDIVLSRRQLIGVSMLLGASPVIVALSGPIHAYTTATAEQLAQPRILIEAILIDSGEKP
- a CDS encoding Na+/H+ antiporter subunit C, encoding MESLYAITTGILSACGLFLILRGRTFPVVVGLTLFSYAVNLFLFSMGGLTTNGAVILEGASDYADPLPQALVLTAIVIGFAMTAFVVILAMRARGDLGNDHVDGRQSDETREERR